The Corythoichthys intestinalis isolate RoL2023-P3 chromosome 1, ASM3026506v1, whole genome shotgun sequence genome has a segment encoding these proteins:
- the LOC130925270 gene encoding uncharacterized protein LOC130925270 isoform X2: MYFSCLLLLASQERVHLMNLTGAKPFSACGVTMSLLVVMIAACATFLTSSASAGSYPSRICVGDGQEVIINGCFSFHLEKKSFWEAQKYCQQRNAHLAIPGDKRTYWVLTARMGDFPKIPFWLGMYRKAWQTAWIFAWTYETKAVDYRHIGFIPSDMQTMRLWDDCLTVNKEGYYEGYDCTTLTPFICEANDGPVCPTCNCTACPSCPAVCAPLPEPCPPTPAPCGIPPPTPLPSGALPPAPTCRAPPPCALHPGPGDGTLWHQASTLTKDVKDSCMLVMSTNAEGFLVRLLSLLGVGRSIVIRGQVRADAERVTFQLHMANGTALNLGFRISGREIALDSKLGDSWDIAEETETDSLPIEHGRNFEVIIQCYDDRFRVTVDGIHQEDFKYRGLDPQIFTALTARRDVSLMDVKLI, from the exons ATGTACTTTTCATGCCTTCTGTTGCTAGCTAG CCAGGAAAGAGTCCACTTGATGAACCTCACCGGCGCAAAGCCTTTCTCCGCTTGCGGTGTCACCATGTCGCTTCTTGTTGTGATGATAGCCGCCTGCGCGACCTTTCTGACGTCCTCTGCGTCGGCGGGCTCGT ATCCAAGCCGTATCTGCGTAGGTGATGGGCAGGAGGTGATAATCAATGGTTGTTTTTCGTTCCACCTCGAAAAGAAGAGCTTTTGGGAAGCCCAGAAGTACTGCCAGCAGCGGAACGCTCATCTGGCCATTCCCGGAGATAAGAGGACGTATTGGGTATTGACTG CTAGGATGGGTGACTTCCCTAAAATTCCTTTTTGGCTGGGAATGTACCGAAAAGCTTGGCAAACCGCCTGGATATTCGCGTGGACATACGAAACCAAGGCTGTTGACTACAGACATATT GGATTCATCCCGTCGGATATGCAAACAATGCGGCTTTGGGACGATTGCCTAACTGTGAATAAAGAGGGATATTACGAAGGATATGACTGCACCACTTTGACTCCATTCATCTGTGAAG CCAACGACGGTCCAGTTTGCCCGACTTGTAATTGTACTGCGTGTCCCAGCTGCCCCGCCGTTTGTGCACCTCTCCCTGAACCATGCCCTCCCACTCCCGCTCCATGCGGGATCCCTCCTCCCACCCCTCTTCCCAGTGGGGCCCTTCCTCCAGCACCTACCTGCCGGGCTCCTCCCCCATGTGCTCTGCATCCAGGACCAGGTGACGGCACACTTTGGCACCAGGCTTCTACACTGACCAAAGACGTCAAAGACTCGTGCATGCTAGTTATGTCAACTAACGCG GAAGGATTCCTCGTTAGGCTTCTCAGCCTTCTCGGGGTGGGCCGCAGCATCGTCATCAGAGGACAAGTCCGAGCGGATGCAGAGAG GGTCACCTTCCAACTGCACATGGCCAACGGCACAGCGCTGAACCTGGGCTTTCGCATCAGCGGGCGAGAGATTGCGCTCGACTCCAAACTAGGCGACTCTTGGGACATCGCGGAGGAGACAGAGACAGACTCCCTCCCCATTGAACACGGACGCAACTTCGAG GTGATCATCCAGTGTTACGACGACCGCTTCCGCGTGACCGTTGACGGCATCCACCAGGAGGATTTCAAATATCGAGGCCTTGACCCGCAAATCTTCACGGCGCTGACAGCACGCCGTGACGTGTCGCTGATGGACGTCAAGCTGATCTGA
- the LOC130925270 gene encoding uncharacterized protein LOC130925270 isoform X1, protein MRANPRPGRATARKRNGDMGRTRRGHHMMERNQERVHLMNLTGAKPFSACGVTMSLLVVMIAACATFLTSSASAGSYPSRICVGDGQEVIINGCFSFHLEKKSFWEAQKYCQQRNAHLAIPGDKRTYWVLTARMGDFPKIPFWLGMYRKAWQTAWIFAWTYETKAVDYRHIGFIPSDMQTMRLWDDCLTVNKEGYYEGYDCTTLTPFICEANDGPVCPTCNCTACPSCPAVCAPLPEPCPPTPAPCGIPPPTPLPSGALPPAPTCRAPPPCALHPGPGDGTLWHQASTLTKDVKDSCMLVMSTNAEGFLVRLLSLLGVGRSIVIRGQVRADAERVTFQLHMANGTALNLGFRISGREIALDSKLGDSWDIAEETETDSLPIEHGRNFEVIIQCYDDRFRVTVDGIHQEDFKYRGLDPQIFTALTARRDVSLMDVKLI, encoded by the exons ATGCGAGCAAACCCCCGACCGGGGAGAGCAACAGCACGCAAGCGGAATGGAGACATGGGGAGAACAAGACGGGGCCACCACATGATGGAGAGAAA CCAGGAAAGAGTCCACTTGATGAACCTCACCGGCGCAAAGCCTTTCTCCGCTTGCGGTGTCACCATGTCGCTTCTTGTTGTGATGATAGCCGCCTGCGCGACCTTTCTGACGTCCTCTGCGTCGGCGGGCTCGT ATCCAAGCCGTATCTGCGTAGGTGATGGGCAGGAGGTGATAATCAATGGTTGTTTTTCGTTCCACCTCGAAAAGAAGAGCTTTTGGGAAGCCCAGAAGTACTGCCAGCAGCGGAACGCTCATCTGGCCATTCCCGGAGATAAGAGGACGTATTGGGTATTGACTG CTAGGATGGGTGACTTCCCTAAAATTCCTTTTTGGCTGGGAATGTACCGAAAAGCTTGGCAAACCGCCTGGATATTCGCGTGGACATACGAAACCAAGGCTGTTGACTACAGACATATT GGATTCATCCCGTCGGATATGCAAACAATGCGGCTTTGGGACGATTGCCTAACTGTGAATAAAGAGGGATATTACGAAGGATATGACTGCACCACTTTGACTCCATTCATCTGTGAAG CCAACGACGGTCCAGTTTGCCCGACTTGTAATTGTACTGCGTGTCCCAGCTGCCCCGCCGTTTGTGCACCTCTCCCTGAACCATGCCCTCCCACTCCCGCTCCATGCGGGATCCCTCCTCCCACCCCTCTTCCCAGTGGGGCCCTTCCTCCAGCACCTACCTGCCGGGCTCCTCCCCCATGTGCTCTGCATCCAGGACCAGGTGACGGCACACTTTGGCACCAGGCTTCTACACTGACCAAAGACGTCAAAGACTCGTGCATGCTAGTTATGTCAACTAACGCG GAAGGATTCCTCGTTAGGCTTCTCAGCCTTCTCGGGGTGGGCCGCAGCATCGTCATCAGAGGACAAGTCCGAGCGGATGCAGAGAG GGTCACCTTCCAACTGCACATGGCCAACGGCACAGCGCTGAACCTGGGCTTTCGCATCAGCGGGCGAGAGATTGCGCTCGACTCCAAACTAGGCGACTCTTGGGACATCGCGGAGGAGACAGAGACAGACTCCCTCCCCATTGAACACGGACGCAACTTCGAG GTGATCATCCAGTGTTACGACGACCGCTTCCGCGTGACCGTTGACGGCATCCACCAGGAGGATTTCAAATATCGAGGCCTTGACCCGCAAATCTTCACGGCGCTGACAGCACGCCGTGACGTGTCGCTGATGGACGTCAAGCTGATCTGA
- the LOC130925306 gene encoding uncharacterized protein LOC130925306 → MSSTAIVTTFPKMGRKKRGIWPKMTVQPREATWPSSATSRRRNWQPGQPNHLYGDRDCGATRGWNGRWKRALNFECFVVRPYICKRCQDGDATVYNGIKGTCNLQLAVYPKVLEVLLEERLRPGRIIVIQGHVPQNATKFIIHLSLGHGKDTPVRIEVDFKDGDLELLTRVGSHVGGEYVNEFIKDDYFPFLCLLQPSREQ, encoded by the exons ATGAGTTCAACGGCAATTGTTACTACTTTTCCAAAGATGGGGAGGAAAAAGCGTGGAATTTGGCCAAAGATGACTGTTCAACCAAGGGAGGCCACCTGGCCATCATCCGCAACGTCGAGGAGGCG GAACTGGCAGCCAGGTCAGCCTAACCACTTATACGGAGATCGGGACTGCGGTGCGACGAGGGGCTGGAACGGTCGCTGGAAGAGGGCCTTGAATTTTGAATGCTTCGTGGTTCGTCCCTACATCTGCAAGCGTTGCCAAG ATGGCGATGCGACTGTGTACAATGGCATCAAAGGCACCTGCAATCTTCAACTGGCCGTGTACCCG AAAGTTTTAGAAGTGCTGCTTGAGGAGCGTCTGCGCCCGGGCCGCATCATTGTCATCCAAGGACATGTCCCTCAGAATGCAACTAA ATTTATCATCCACCTGTCCTTGGGCCACGGTAAAGACACCCCGGTCCGCATAGAAGTGGATTTCAAAGATGGAGACCTTGAACTGTTGACCCGCGTTGGTAGTCATGTTGGCGGAGAATATGTCAACGAGTTCATCAAGGATGATTACTTCCCCTTCCTGTGTCTGCTGCAGCCTTCTCGGGAGCAATGA
- the LOC130925270 gene encoding uncharacterized protein LOC130925270 isoform X3, which yields MNLTGAKPFSACGVTMSLLVVMIAACATFLTSSASAGSYPSRICVGDGQEVIINGCFSFHLEKKSFWEAQKYCQQRNAHLAIPGDKRTYWVLTARMGDFPKIPFWLGMYRKAWQTAWIFAWTYETKAVDYRHIGFIPSDMQTMRLWDDCLTVNKEGYYEGYDCTTLTPFICEANDGPVCPTCNCTACPSCPAVCAPLPEPCPPTPAPCGIPPPTPLPSGALPPAPTCRAPPPCALHPGPGDGTLWHQASTLTKDVKDSCMLVMSTNAEGFLVRLLSLLGVGRSIVIRGQVRADAERVTFQLHMANGTALNLGFRISGREIALDSKLGDSWDIAEETETDSLPIEHGRNFEVIIQCYDDRFRVTVDGIHQEDFKYRGLDPQIFTALTARRDVSLMDVKLI from the exons ATGAACCTCACCGGCGCAAAGCCTTTCTCCGCTTGCGGTGTCACCATGTCGCTTCTTGTTGTGATGATAGCCGCCTGCGCGACCTTTCTGACGTCCTCTGCGTCGGCGGGCTCGT ATCCAAGCCGTATCTGCGTAGGTGATGGGCAGGAGGTGATAATCAATGGTTGTTTTTCGTTCCACCTCGAAAAGAAGAGCTTTTGGGAAGCCCAGAAGTACTGCCAGCAGCGGAACGCTCATCTGGCCATTCCCGGAGATAAGAGGACGTATTGGGTATTGACTG CTAGGATGGGTGACTTCCCTAAAATTCCTTTTTGGCTGGGAATGTACCGAAAAGCTTGGCAAACCGCCTGGATATTCGCGTGGACATACGAAACCAAGGCTGTTGACTACAGACATATT GGATTCATCCCGTCGGATATGCAAACAATGCGGCTTTGGGACGATTGCCTAACTGTGAATAAAGAGGGATATTACGAAGGATATGACTGCACCACTTTGACTCCATTCATCTGTGAAG CCAACGACGGTCCAGTTTGCCCGACTTGTAATTGTACTGCGTGTCCCAGCTGCCCCGCCGTTTGTGCACCTCTCCCTGAACCATGCCCTCCCACTCCCGCTCCATGCGGGATCCCTCCTCCCACCCCTCTTCCCAGTGGGGCCCTTCCTCCAGCACCTACCTGCCGGGCTCCTCCCCCATGTGCTCTGCATCCAGGACCAGGTGACGGCACACTTTGGCACCAGGCTTCTACACTGACCAAAGACGTCAAAGACTCGTGCATGCTAGTTATGTCAACTAACGCG GAAGGATTCCTCGTTAGGCTTCTCAGCCTTCTCGGGGTGGGCCGCAGCATCGTCATCAGAGGACAAGTCCGAGCGGATGCAGAGAG GGTCACCTTCCAACTGCACATGGCCAACGGCACAGCGCTGAACCTGGGCTTTCGCATCAGCGGGCGAGAGATTGCGCTCGACTCCAAACTAGGCGACTCTTGGGACATCGCGGAGGAGACAGAGACAGACTCCCTCCCCATTGAACACGGACGCAACTTCGAG GTGATCATCCAGTGTTACGACGACCGCTTCCGCGTGACCGTTGACGGCATCCACCAGGAGGATTTCAAATATCGAGGCCTTGACCCGCAAATCTTCACGGCGCTGACAGCACGCCGTGACGTGTCGCTGATGGACGTCAAGCTGATCTGA